One part of the Fusobacterium pseudoperiodonticum genome encodes these proteins:
- a CDS encoding MFS transporter, protein MLKLIKDNKKIFLSYLFATGIGDGLFFIGVGKILSTKLNLFLGVSLLFILNEVSKLLFQFIFSSIDKKLSMKKAIVFSEIFQSIFLISVVIFSFDIFSSQILILSLIILNFFDGLSKIAEFNLTLKIFSKDDRKKFNSYITTINQSSRIIGFIIGGLIINNSRYELLFLLNSFSFLISCLFASLMKVEDTEITVRNSWKELLNKENYYILIYTFLIGTNTIILSSNSILGFNLSVSNTSQTILYQIANAVGSTIATLIISNIFKKMNKNENKIILLGITLQGILFFFFNLLNEYEKVVVFILISTISFINLSIYITKLQDYAETKFGSKAYPLRQLSRSILNLFGVTSLTYLAFTFKINYQTIVSFFCFFVVIINAFLIKNKIITYIVEN, encoded by the coding sequence ATGCTTAAACTAATTAAAGACAACAAAAAAATTTTTCTATCTTATCTTTTTGCAACAGGTATTGGAGATGGTTTATTTTTTATTGGTGTTGGAAAAATTCTTTCAACTAAATTAAATCTTTTTCTTGGAGTTAGTTTACTTTTCATTTTAAATGAAGTATCAAAGCTTCTATTTCAATTTATTTTTAGTAGCATTGATAAAAAACTTTCTATGAAAAAAGCTATTGTTTTTTCAGAAATTTTTCAAAGTATATTTTTAATATCAGTAGTAATTTTTTCATTTGATATATTTTCTTCACAAATTTTAATTCTTTCATTAATTATTCTAAATTTTTTTGATGGACTTTCTAAAATTGCAGAATTTAATTTAACTTTAAAAATTTTCTCGAAAGATGATAGAAAAAAATTTAATTCTTATATTACAACAATTAATCAAAGTTCAAGAATAATTGGTTTTATCATAGGAGGACTTATTATTAATAACTCTAGATATGAATTACTATTTTTATTGAATTCTTTTTCTTTTCTTATATCTTGTCTATTTGCCTCATTAATGAAAGTGGAAGACACAGAAATTACTGTGAGAAATTCTTGGAAAGAATTATTAAACAAAGAAAATTATTACATACTAATTTATACTTTTTTAATAGGAACAAATACCATAATTTTATCATCTAATTCAATTCTTGGTTTTAATTTGAGTGTATCAAATACTAGTCAAACTATTCTTTACCAAATTGCAAATGCAGTTGGAAGCACTATTGCTACATTAATTATTAGTAATATATTTAAAAAAATGAATAAAAATGAAAATAAGATAATCTTATTAGGTATCACATTACAAGGAATATTATTTTTCTTTTTTAATTTATTAAATGAATATGAAAAAGTTGTTGTTTTTATTTTAATATCAACTATAAGCTTTATTAATCTTTCTATTTATATTACAAAACTTCAAGATTATGCAGAAACTAAATTTGGAAGTAAAGCATATCCTTTAAGACAGTTAAGTCGTTCTATTTTGAATTTATTTGGAGTAACAAGTTTGACTTATTTAGCGTTTACTTTTAAAATTAATTACCAAACAATAGTTTCATTCTTTTGTTTTTTTGTAGTAATTATAAATGCATTTTTAATAAAAAATAAAATAATTACCTATATTGTAGAAAATTAA
- a CDS encoding DUF4125 family protein — MEKEKIIEKILEKEWKYFSNLNNIGGRADCQDNREDFIIMRKSQWETFNEETLLSYLEDLNSKNNPLFQKYAQMMKYNSPEEYEKIKDILEKASEEKIDLVNKIMSIYMNWEKEFFEKYPIFSSMGRPLYSSEDDNIETSIETYLRGELLSYSEKTLELYLNYIIDNKEKNINLAIKNMDNLARMQGFNDSNDVEEYYKNLQEN, encoded by the coding sequence ATGGAAAAAGAAAAGATAATTGAAAAAATTCTAGAAAAAGAATGGAAGTATTTTTCTAATTTGAATAATATTGGAGGTAGAGCAGACTGCCAAGATAATAGAGAAGACTTTATTATTATGAGAAAATCTCAATGGGAAACTTTTAATGAAGAAACTTTGCTATCGTACTTAGAAGATTTAAATTCAAAGAATAATCCTTTATTTCAAAAATACGCTCAAATGATGAAGTATAACTCACCAGAAGAATACGAAAAAATAAAAGATATTTTAGAAAAAGCTAGTGAAGAAAAAATTGATTTAGTAAATAAAATTATGTCTATCTACATGAATTGGGAAAAAGAATTCTTTGAAAAATATCCTATATTTTCATCTATGGGTAGACCTCTTTATTCTTCAGAAGATGATAACATTGAAACATCTATAGAAACATATTTAAGAGGAGAACTTTTATCATATTCCGAGAAAACTTTGGAGTTATATTTAAACTATATTATTGATAATAAAGAAAAAAATATAAATCTAGCTATAAAAAATATGGATAATTTAGCTAGAATGCAAGGCTTTAATGACTCAAATGATGTCGAGGAATATTATAAAAATTTACAGGAAAATTAA
- a CDS encoding DUF4037 domain-containing protein — translation MKLDELNKKREQYQTEGNILKEIEILRIILNETEKQYGLESDEYIKALNELGGTLKYVGYYDEAEANLLKSLEIIKKKYGDNNLPYATSLLNLTEVYRFAQKFNLLEENYKKIVKIYQDNSADNSFSYAGLCNNFGLYYQNIGNMKAAYDLHLNSLDVLKNYDSEEYLLEYAVTLSNLFNPCYQLGMKEKAVEYLYKAIEIFEKNVGKEHPLYSASLNNMAIYYYNERKLEKAIEYFEKAAEISKKTMGADSDNYKNILSNIEFIREELRNASSDNTSQNIKNHEKNEVIENVKKEDLENIKGLELSKKYFYDIVLPEFEKSLKDILPLCAFGLVGEGSECYGYDDKISQDHDFGPSVCIWLKKNDYLKHKDKINEVLRVLPKTYLGFQELKESEWASDRRGLLNVEDFYFKFLGSSKAPETIAEWQKIPETALATVTNGEVFLDNLGEFSKIRNELLNYYPEPMRQNKIATRLMNISQYGQYNYTRCLRRNDLVAANQCLYLFVDEVIHLVFLLNRRYKIFYKWSNRALLDLKILGKEIHKLLEDMVFAQNKIPYVRKICKALADELRNQKLTNCESEFLGDLGVDIQKNIDDEFFKNYSPWLD, via the coding sequence ATGAAATTAGATGAATTAAATAAAAAAAGAGAGCAATACCAAACAGAAGGTAATATTCTAAAAGAAATTGAAATACTAAGAATAATCTTAAATGAAACTGAAAAACAATATGGTTTAGAAAGTGATGAATATATTAAAGCTTTAAATGAATTAGGTGGAACTTTAAAATATGTTGGTTATTATGATGAAGCAGAAGCTAATTTACTAAAATCATTAGAAATTATAAAGAAAAAATATGGAGATAATAATCTTCCATATGCTACTAGTCTTTTAAATCTAACTGAAGTATACAGATTTGCACAAAAATTTAATCTGCTTGAAGAAAACTATAAGAAAATAGTTAAAATTTATCAAGATAACTCAGCAGATAATTCATTCTCTTATGCGGGACTATGTAATAACTTTGGATTATATTATCAAAATATTGGTAATATGAAAGCTGCCTATGATTTACATTTAAATAGCTTAGATGTATTAAAGAATTATGATAGTGAAGAATATCTTCTTGAATACGCTGTAACATTAAGTAATTTATTCAATCCTTGTTATCAACTTGGAATGAAAGAAAAGGCTGTTGAATATCTATATAAAGCAATAGAAATTTTTGAAAAAAATGTAGGTAAGGAACATCCACTTTATTCAGCTTCTTTGAATAATATGGCAATATATTACTATAATGAAAGAAAATTAGAGAAAGCTATAGAATATTTTGAAAAGGCAGCAGAAATCTCTAAAAAAACTATGGGAGCAGATAGTGATAATTATAAAAATATTCTTAGTAATATAGAATTTATTAGAGAAGAATTAAGAAATGCTTCAAGTGATAACACTTCTCAAAATATAAAAAATCATGAAAAGAATGAAGTTATTGAAAATGTTAAAAAAGAAGATTTAGAAAATATTAAAGGTTTAGAGCTTTCTAAAAAATATTTTTATGATATAGTTCTACCAGAATTTGAAAAGAGCTTGAAGGATATTCTTCCTTTATGTGCCTTTGGTTTAGTTGGAGAAGGTTCAGAATGTTATGGTTATGATGACAAAATTTCTCAGGATCATGACTTTGGTCCATCAGTATGTATATGGCTAAAAAAGAATGATTATTTAAAACATAAAGATAAAATCAATGAAGTTTTAAGAGTTTTGCCAAAAACTTATCTAGGTTTTCAAGAATTAAAAGAAAGTGAATGGGCTTCAGATAGAAGAGGGCTTTTAAATGTAGAAGATTTTTACTTTAAATTTTTAGGCTCTTCAAAAGCTCCTGAAACTATAGCTGAATGGCAAAAAATTCCAGAAACTGCTTTAGCAACAGTTACAAATGGAGAAGTATTTTTAGATAATTTAGGAGAGTTTTCAAAAATTCGTAATGAGTTATTAAACTACTATCCTGAGCCAATGAGACAAAATAAGATAGCTACTAGACTTATGAATATTTCACAATATGGACAATATAACTATACTAGATGTCTAAGAAGAAATGACTTAGTTGCTGCTAATCAATGTCTATATCTTTTTGTTGATGAAGTAATACACTTAGTATTCCTATTAAATAGAAGATATAAAATTTTCTATAAATGGTCTAATAGAGCTTTATTAGATTTAAAAATCTTAGGAAAAGAAATACATAAACTTTTAGAAGATATGGTATTTGCTCAAAATAAAATACCTTATGTTAGAAAGATTTGTAAAGCCTTAGCAGATGAATTAAGAAATCAAAAATTAACTAACTGTGAAAGTGAATTTTTAGGAGATTTGGGTGTAGATATTCAAAAAAATATAGATGATGAGTTCTTTAAAAATTACTCTCCATGGTTGGATTAA
- a CDS encoding pyridoxamine kinase: MSTQDTKVLLINDIAGYGKVALSAMLPILSYKGFNLYNLPTAIVSNTLNYEKFRIEDTTEYIEETLRIWKELNFSFDVISTGFIFTKKQMEIISKFCEEQSKKGVFIFNDPIMADNGELYSGISPDTVDYMKNIISVSDVTMPNYTESCLLTRTKYKEGISTEEINSIINKIRELGAKSVIITSIPSVETKMVAGFDSKINEYFYLPYEEIPTYFPGTGDIFSSVIISETLEGKSLKSATEKAMKIVKEIVFVNKDQEDKKKGIHIEKYLNLFD, translated from the coding sequence ATGTCAACACAAGATACAAAGGTGCTTTTAATTAATGATATAGCAGGATATGGAAAAGTTGCTCTATCAGCTATGTTACCTATTCTATCTTACAAGGGATTTAATCTCTATAACTTACCCACAGCAATAGTTTCTAATACTTTAAATTATGAAAAATTTAGAATAGAAGATACAACTGAATATATAGAAGAAACTTTAAGAATCTGGAAAGAATTAAATTTTTCTTTTGATGTTATTTCAACAGGTTTTATTTTTACAAAAAAACAAATGGAAATTATATCAAAGTTTTGTGAAGAGCAATCTAAAAAAGGAGTTTTTATTTTTAACGATCCTATAATGGCAGATAATGGAGAATTATATTCTGGAATTAGTCCAGACACTGTAGATTATATGAAAAATATTATCTCTGTTTCTGATGTAACTATGCCTAACTATACGGAAAGTTGTCTTTTGACAAGAACTAAATACAAAGAGGGTATTTCAACTGAAGAAATAAACTCAATTATAAATAAAATAAGAGAATTAGGGGCAAAATCTGTTATAATTACTTCAATCCCTTCTGTTGAAACTAAAATGGTTGCTGGGTTTGACAGTAAAATTAATGAATACTTTTACTTACCTTATGAAGAAATTCCAACTTATTTTCCAGGAACAGGTGATATATTTTCCTCTGTTATAATAAGTGAAACTTTAGAGGGTAAATCTTTAAAATCTGCTACAGAAAAAGCAATGAAAATTGTAAAAGAAATTGTTTTTGTAAACAAAGATCAAGAAGATAAGAAAAAAGGAATACATATAGAAAAATATTTAAATTTATTTGACTAA
- the galU gene encoding UTP--glucose-1-phosphate uridylyltransferase GalU: protein MKKVTKAVIPAAGLGTRLLPATKALPKEMLTIVDKPSLQYIVEELVASGITDIVIITGRNKNSIEDHFDFSYELENTLKNEHKSELLDKVSHISTMANIYYVRQNMPLGLGHAILKAKSFIGDDPFVIALGDDIIYNPEKPVTKQMIENYELYGKSIIGCQEVATEDVSKYGIAKLGNKFDETTFQMLDFLEKPSIEDAPSRIACLGRYLLSGKVFKYLEETKPGKNGEIQLTDGILAMMKDGEEVLSYNFIGKRYDIGSKAGLLKANIEFGLRNEETKDNIKEYLKNLDIDKIY, encoded by the coding sequence ATGAAAAAAGTCACTAAAGCTGTTATTCCTGCTGCAGGTCTAGGGACAAGGCTTCTTCCTGCAACAAAGGCACTGCCAAAAGAAATGCTTACAATAGTTGATAAACCTTCGTTGCAATATATAGTTGAAGAACTTGTTGCTTCTGGAATAACAGATATTGTTATAATAACAGGAAGAAATAAAAATTCAATAGAAGATCACTTTGATTTTTCTTATGAATTAGAAAATACTTTAAAAAATGAGCATAAGTCTGAATTACTAGATAAAGTTTCTCATATCTCAACTATGGCTAATATCTATTATGTAAGACAAAATATGCCACTTGGTTTAGGACATGCAATATTAAAAGCAAAATCTTTTATAGGAGATGATCCTTTTGTTATTGCTTTAGGTGATGATATTATATATAATCCTGAAAAACCAGTCACTAAACAAATGATAGAAAATTATGAACTTTATGGAAAAAGTATAATAGGTTGCCAAGAGGTAGCAACTGAAGATGTTTCTAAATATGGTATAGCCAAATTAGGAAATAAGTTTGATGAAACTACTTTTCAAATGCTAGATTTTTTAGAAAAACCTTCTATAGAAGATGCTCCTTCAAGAATAGCTTGCTTAGGTAGATACCTTCTTTCAGGGAAAGTTTTTAAATATTTAGAAGAAACTAAACCTGGAAAAAATGGAGAAATTCAATTAACAGATGGAATACTTGCTATGATGAAAGATGGAGAAGAGGTCTTATCATATAATTTTATTGGAAAAAGATATGATATAGGAAGTAAGGCTGGTCTTCTTAAAGCCAATATTGAATTCGGACTTAGAAACGAAGAAACAAAAGACAATATAAAAGAATATCTAAAAAATTTAGATATAGATAAAATTTATTAA
- a CDS encoding tetratricopeptide repeat protein: protein MGIISKKDEKFFENVEYFSEITDRINEIQANNNYSDEEMDNDLDVALWKAFVYINLWSYKGYAKAEKILKKVENKGIKNPIWCYRYAVSIARLRKYEQALKYFLIGTEVDATYPWNWLELGRLYYKFGELDKVYKCIEKGLELVPNDYEFLTLKDDVKNDRGYFYSINHYINEEVDKTEDRELDYSDDKEWEKFKKETHYGEKCL from the coding sequence ATGGGAATTATTAGTAAAAAAGATGAAAAATTTTTTGAAAATGTAGAATATTTTAGTGAAATAACAGATAGAATAAATGAAATCCAAGCTAATAATAATTATTCTGATGAAGAAATGGATAATGATCTAGATGTAGCACTTTGGAAAGCCTTTGTATATATTAATTTATGGTCATATAAAGGATATGCAAAAGCTGAAAAAATACTAAAGAAGGTAGAGAATAAAGGAATAAAAAATCCTATTTGGTGCTATAGATATGCTGTTTCTATTGCAAGACTTAGAAAATATGAACAAGCTTTAAAATATTTTTTAATAGGAACAGAGGTTGATGCTACATATCCTTGGAATTGGTTAGAACTTGGTAGATTATACTATAAATTTGGAGAACTTGATAAAGTTTATAAGTGTATAGAAAAAGGTTTGGAACTTGTTCCAAATGACTATGAATTTTTAACTTTAAAAGATGATGTAAAAAATGATAGAGGATATTTTTATTCTATAAATCACTATATAAATGAAGAAGTTGATAAAACAGAAGATAGAGAATTAGATTATAGTGATGATAAGGAGTGGGAAAAATTTAAAAAAGAAACTCATTATGGAGAAAAATGTCTTTGA
- the metG gene encoding methionine--tRNA ligase, translating into MKKNFFVSTPIYYVNGDPHVGSAYTTIAADVINRYNKAMGMDTHFVTGLDEHGQKVEQAAEQHGFTPQAWTDKMTPNFKNMWAALDIKYDDFIRTTEERHKKAVKKILEIVHEKGDIYKGEYEGKYCVSCETFFPENQLNGSNKCPDCGKELTVLKEESYFFKMSKYADALLKHIDEHPDFILPHSRRNEVISFIKQGLQDLSISRNTFTWGIPIEFAPGHITYVWFDALTNYITSAGFENDDKKFDKFWNDARVVHLIGKDIIRFHAIIWPCMLLSAGIKLPDSIVAHGWWTSEGEKMSKSKGNVVDPYNEIKKYGVDAFRYYLLREANFGTDGDYSTKGIVGRLNSDLANDLGNLLNRTLGMYKKYFNGVVVASSTSEEIDDLIKAMFDETIKDVEKYMYLFEFSRALETIWRFISRLNKYIDETMPWTLAKDETKKARLAAVMNILCEGLYKIAFLIAPYMPESAQKISNQLGIEKDITSLEFDNIKEWNIFKEGHQLGEASPIFPRIEIEKEEVVEEVKKELKIENPIVIDDFNKVQIKVVEILDVDKVKGADKLLKFKVFDGEFERQIISGLAKFYPDYKALVGEKVLAVANLKFAKLKGELSQGMLLTTEDKNGVSLIKIDKSVEAGAIVS; encoded by the coding sequence ATGAAAAAGAATTTTTTTGTAAGTACACCAATATATTATGTAAATGGTGATCCTCATGTAGGAAGTGCATATACAACAATAGCAGCAGATGTTATTAATAGATATAATAAAGCTATGGGAATGGACACTCATTTTGTTACAGGGCTTGATGAACATGGACAAAAGGTTGAACAAGCAGCAGAACAACATGGGTTTACTCCACAAGCTTGGACAGATAAAATGACTCCTAACTTTAAAAATATGTGGGCTGCACTAGATATAAAGTATGATGATTTTATTAGAACAACTGAAGAAAGACATAAAAAAGCAGTTAAAAAGATTTTAGAAATAGTTCATGAAAAAGGTGATATCTATAAAGGAGAATACGAAGGAAAATATTGTGTTTCTTGTGAAACTTTCTTTCCTGAAAATCAATTAAATGGTAGTAACAAATGTCCTGACTGTGGAAAAGAACTTACAGTTTTAAAAGAAGAATCATACTTCTTTAAGATGTCAAAATATGCAGATGCTCTACTTAAACATATAGATGAACATCCTGACTTTATTCTACCTCATTCTCGTAGAAATGAAGTAATCTCTTTTATTAAACAAGGTTTACAAGATTTATCAATCTCAAGAAATACTTTTACTTGGGGAATACCTATAGAATTTGCACCTGGACATATTACTTATGTTTGGTTTGATGCTTTAACAAACTACATTACATCAGCAGGATTTGAAAATGATGATAAGAAATTTGATAAATTCTGGAATGATGCAAGAGTAGTTCACTTAATAGGAAAAGATATTATAAGATTTCATGCTATTATTTGGCCTTGTATGCTTTTATCAGCTGGAATTAAATTACCAGATAGTATAGTTGCTCATGGTTGGTGGACATCTGAAGGTGAAAAAATGTCTAAATCAAAAGGTAATGTTGTAGATCCATATAATGAAATTAAAAAATATGGAGTGGATGCTTTTAGATATTATCTTTTAAGAGAAGCAAACTTTGGTACTGATGGTGACTATTCTACAAAAGGAATAGTAGGAAGACTAAATTCCGATTTAGCTAATGACTTAGGAAACTTATTAAATAGGACATTAGGAATGTATAAAAAATATTTTAATGGAGTAGTTGTAGCTTCATCTACTTCTGAAGAAATAGATGATCTAATCAAAGCTATGTTTGATGAAACTATTAAAGATGTTGAAAAATATATGTATTTATTTGAATTCTCAAGAGCATTAGAAACTATTTGGAGATTTATTTCAAGATTAAATAAATATATTGATGAAACTATGCCTTGGACTCTAGCAAAAGACGAAACTAAAAAAGCTAGACTTGCTGCTGTTATGAACATTTTATGTGAAGGACTATATAAAATAGCATTTTTAATAGCTCCTTATATGCCTGAGTCTGCTCAAAAGATTTCTAATCAATTAGGTATAGAAAAAGATATAACTAGTTTAGAGTTTGATAATATAAAAGAATGGAACATTTTCAAAGAAGGACATCAACTTGGTGAAGCAAGTCCAATATTCCCAAGAATAGAAATTGAAAAAGAAGAAGTTGTTGAAGAAGTTAAAAAAGAATTAAAAATAGAAAATCCTATTGTTATAGATGATTTTAATAAGGTTCAAATAAAAGTTGTTGAAATCTTAGATGTTGATAAAGTTAAGGGAGCAGATAAATTACTTAAATTTAAAGTGTTCGATGGAGAATTTGAAAGACAAATAATCTCTGGTCTTGCTAAATTTTATCCTGACTATAAAGCTTTAGTTGGAGAAAAAGTTTTAGCTGTTGCCAACTTAAAATTTGCTAAATTAAAAGGTGAATTATCACAAGGAATGTTACTAACTACTGAAGATAAAAATGGTGTTTCTTTAATAAAAATTGATAAATCAGTTGAAGCTGGAGCTATTGTAAGTTAG
- a CDS encoding lysophospholipid acyltransferase family protein, with protein MEENKKYRILGTILYYILRIISFTLRVEIVNKHNIDMQKAHIYGFWHSKLFITPIFFKDVEKKLAMSSPTKDGELISVPLEKMGYVLVRGSSDKKSISSTISLLKYLKKGYSIGTPLDGPKGPKEKAKKGLLYLCQKTSVPLVPVGISYSNKWILKKTWDKFEIPKPFSKVRIVLGEAMIIDENEDLDKYTEIVENTINDLNKIYEG; from the coding sequence ATGGAAGAAAATAAAAAATATAGGATATTAGGTACAATACTTTATTACATTTTAAGAATTATATCTTTTACTTTAAGAGTAGAGATTGTAAATAAACATAATATAGATATGCAAAAAGCTCATATCTATGGATTTTGGCATAGTAAACTTTTTATAACTCCAATATTCTTTAAAGATGTTGAGAAGAAACTTGCAATGTCAAGTCCTACTAAAGATGGTGAACTAATTTCTGTTCCTCTTGAAAAAATGGGCTACGTACTTGTAAGAGGTTCATCTGATAAAAAATCAATTTCAAGTACAATATCTCTTTTAAAATATTTAAAAAAAGGTTATTCAATAGGTACTCCTTTAGATGGTCCTAAAGGTCCTAAAGAAAAAGCAAAAAAAGGTTTACTATATCTGTGCCAAAAAACTTCTGTACCACTTGTTCCAGTAGGAATTTCATATAGTAATAAGTGGATATTGAAAAAAACTTGGGATAAATTTGAAATTCCTAAACCTTTTTCAAAGGTAAGAATTGTCTTAGGTGAAGCTATGATAATTGATGAAAATGAAGATTTAGATAAATATACAGAAATTGTAGAAAATACTATAAATGATTTAAATAAAATCTATGAAGGGTAA
- a CDS encoding YbaB/EbfC family nucleoid-associated protein — MVRKLKGAKPAGNQADIVKQAQVMQQQMLEIQEELKSKEVSSSVGGGAVSVKVNGQKELVEVKLSDEIVKEAATDKEMLEDLILTAVKNAMAEAEEMAEKEMAKVTGGINIPGLF; from the coding sequence ATGGTTAGAAAACTAAAAGGTGCTAAACCAGCTGGTAATCAAGCTGATATAGTAAAACAAGCTCAAGTTATGCAACAACAAATGTTAGAAATTCAAGAAGAATTAAAATCTAAAGAAGTTAGTTCATCTGTTGGTGGAGGAGCTGTTTCTGTAAAAGTTAACGGTCAAAAAGAACTTGTAGAAGTAAAGTTATCTGATGAAATAGTAAAAGAGGCTGCTACTGACAAAGAAATGTTAGAAGACTTAATACTAACAGCTGTTAAAAATGCTATGGCTGAAGCTGAAGAAATGGCTGAAAAAGAAATGGCAAAAGTAACAGGTGGAATAAATATTCCTGGCTTATTTTAA